The following are from one region of the Stanieria sp. NIES-3757 genome:
- the ppa gene encoding inorganic pyrophosphatase — protein sequence MDLALIPAQPKPGLINVLIEIPAGSKNKYEFDKDMNAFALDRVLFSSVQYPYDYGFVPNTLADDGDPLDGMVLMDQATFPGCVIAARPIGMLEMIDGGDRDEKILCVPDADPRYHNVNSLKDVAPHRLDEIAEFFKTYKNLEKKVTQILGWQDVDQVKPLVEKCIKAYK from the coding sequence GTGGATTTAGCTCTTATTCCTGCTCAACCTAAGCCTGGTTTAATTAATGTTTTAATTGAAATTCCAGCCGGTAGTAAAAATAAATATGAATTTGATAAGGATATGAACGCTTTTGCTTTAGACCGCGTTCTGTTTTCCTCTGTACAATATCCTTATGATTATGGTTTTGTTCCTAATACCTTAGCAGATGATGGCGATCCTTTAGATGGAATGGTATTGATGGATCAAGCAACTTTCCCTGGATGTGTTATTGCTGCTCGACCCATTGGTATGTTAGAAATGATTGATGGTGGCGATCGCGATGAAAAGATTCTCTGTGTTCCTGATGCAGATCCTCGTTATCATAACGTTAATTCCCTCAAAGATGTTGCACCTCATCGTTTGGATGAAATTGCCGAATTTTTCAAAACTTATAAAAATTTAGAGAAAAAAGTCACCCAAATTCTTGGTTGGCAGGATGTAGACCAAGTTAAACCCTTGGTAGAAAAGTGCATTAAGGCTTACAAATAG
- a CDS encoding quinolinate synthetase: MFATALSKPDSTLHNIPNDLFAAINELKQELNAVILAHYYQDPDIQDIADYIGDSLGLSQQAANTDAEVIVFAGVHFMAETAKILNPNKLVLLPDLNAGCSLADSCPPKEFKAFKEAHPGHLVVSYINCTAEIKAMSDIICTSSNAVKIIKQIPQEQPIIFAPDRNLGRYVMEQTGRDLVLWQGSCIVHETFSEKKIIQLKLEHPQAEIIAHPECEPPVLRHANYIGSTTALLKYCQLSENQEFIVATEPGIIHQMEKAAPQKRFIPAPAIKNNCACNECPHMRLNTLEKLYLAMKNKTPEIIIPEDIRLAALKPIQTMLEMS; this comes from the coding sequence GTGTTCGCAACTGCGTTATCCAAACCCGACTCTACCTTACATAATATTCCCAACGATTTATTTGCAGCGATTAATGAACTAAAACAAGAATTAAATGCTGTTATCTTAGCTCACTACTATCAAGACCCAGATATTCAGGATATTGCAGATTATATCGGTGATTCCCTTGGTTTATCGCAACAAGCAGCTAATACTGATGCCGAAGTAATTGTATTTGCTGGGGTACATTTTATGGCAGAGACAGCTAAAATTTTAAATCCCAATAAATTAGTTTTACTACCAGATTTAAATGCTGGTTGTTCCCTAGCAGATAGTTGTCCACCAAAAGAATTTAAAGCTTTTAAAGAAGCTCATCCAGGTCATCTAGTAGTTTCTTACATTAACTGTACTGCCGAAATTAAGGCAATGAGCGATATCATCTGCACTAGTTCTAACGCAGTTAAAATAATCAAACAAATTCCCCAAGAACAACCAATTATCTTTGCTCCAGACCGAAATTTAGGTCGCTACGTCATGGAACAAACAGGCAGAGATTTAGTTTTATGGCAAGGTAGCTGTATCGTTCACGAAACTTTTTCTGAAAAGAAAATTATTCAACTTAAACTAGAACATCCCCAAGCAGAAATAATTGCTCATCCTGAATGCGAACCACCAGTACTGCGTCATGCTAATTATATTGGTTCGACTACAGCTTTATTAAAATATTGTCAACTCAGTGAAAATCAAGAATTTATTGTTGCCACTGAACCAGGCATTATTCATCAAATGGAAAAAGCAGCCCCCCAGAAACGCTTTATTCCTGCACCAGCAATCAAGAACAATTGTGCTTGTAACGAATGTCCTCATATGCGCCTCAATACTCTAGAAAAGTTATATTTGGCAATGAAGAATAAAACGCCAGAAATTATTATTCCAGAGGATATTAGGCTAGCTGCGTTAAAACCAATTCAAACAATGCTGGAAATGTCTTAA
- a CDS encoding ribokinase, whose amino-acid sequence MTVVVFGSINIDLVVEVPRLPSRGETVIGHRFFTAGGGKAANQAVAVAKLGIPAHLIGQIGDDEFGQILLKNLHNLGVGTEGVVINPHTHSGVASIVVEERGDNIIACAAGANNLVGEAELRQFQALLPQAKVALLELGIPLSTVIAAAQTAKKSDCWVILDPAPAQPNLPNELYSLVDLITPNEIEASQLVGFTVDGVTTARQAATFLHQMGAKNVVITLGNQGAFCSTGDENYWVKPVPVRVVDTVAAGDAFNGALAAALASGKSLKEAVQWGNIAGALAVTKPGAQPSLPSRDIFMKMLAEQSPYFD is encoded by the coding sequence ATGACAGTTGTTGTCTTTGGCAGTATTAATATTGATTTAGTTGTAGAAGTTCCTCGACTACCAAGTAGGGGCGAAACCGTGATTGGGCATCGTTTTTTCACTGCGGGAGGAGGCAAGGCAGCTAATCAAGCAGTGGCAGTAGCCAAATTAGGTATTCCGGCTCATTTAATCGGTCAAATCGGTGACGATGAATTCGGACAAATTTTGCTCAAAAACCTCCATAATCTGGGAGTAGGCACCGAAGGAGTTGTAATTAATCCCCATACTCATTCGGGTGTAGCTTCAATTGTAGTAGAAGAAAGAGGTGATAATATCATCGCTTGTGCTGCTGGGGCAAATAATCTAGTCGGAGAAGCAGAATTACGGCAATTTCAAGCTTTACTACCCCAAGCAAAAGTAGCTTTATTAGAATTGGGAATTCCTCTCTCGACTGTCATAGCAGCAGCCCAAACAGCTAAAAAGAGTGATTGTTGGGTAATTTTAGATCCTGCACCAGCCCAGCCTAATTTACCCAATGAATTGTATTCTCTGGTCGATTTAATTACTCCCAACGAAATAGAGGCTAGTCAGTTAGTAGGGTTTACCGTTGATGGCGTAACTACCGCTAGACAAGCAGCTACTTTTTTACATCAAATGGGAGCTAAAAATGTAGTAATTACCCTTGGTAATCAAGGAGCTTTTTGCAGTACGGGAGACGAAAATTATTGGGTGAAACCAGTTCCTGTTAGGGTAGTTGATACCGTTGCTGCTGGAGATGCTTTTAATGGGGCATTAGCTGCTGCTTTAGCTTCGGGTAAATCCTTAAAAGAAGCTGTACAGTGGGGGAATATTGCAGGTGCTTTAGCAGTGACTAAACCAGGGGCGCAGCCTTCGCTTCCTAGTCGAGATATTTTTATGAAAATGCTTGCCGAACAATCTCCCTATTTCGATTAA
- a CDS encoding putative low-redox potential cytochrome produces MSKPYFNFYSLPNKILKKHKIFVKKIFLILISLLFFTISIILGNKLAQAKNSLLAQNNNSQIAQEVYLKNCASCHTPIPAEVLPTETWQKILQTPQQHYGETLPSIDRISVRLMWNYLKTFSRPLLPGEAQPEYVTNSRYFKALHPQVNLPQPVTHKSCLICHPGARQLDYRSLNPEWQ; encoded by the coding sequence ATGTCCAAACCATATTTCAATTTTTACAGTTTGCCCAATAAAATTTTAAAAAAACACAAAATTTTTGTGAAAAAAATATTTTTAATTTTAATTTCACTTCTATTCTTTACAATCAGTATTATTCTAGGAAATAAACTTGCCCAAGCTAAAAACTCGCTCTTAGCTCAAAATAACAATTCTCAAATCGCGCAAGAAGTATATCTTAAAAATTGCGCTAGCTGCCATACTCCAATTCCTGCTGAAGTTTTACCAACAGAAACTTGGCAAAAAATCCTGCAAACACCACAGCAACATTATGGGGAAACTTTACCCTCAATCGACCGTATTTCTGTTCGGCTCATGTGGAATTATTTAAAGACATTTTCTCGTCCTTTATTACCAGGTGAAGCTCAACCAGAGTATGTCACTAATTCTCGTTATTTTAAAGCTCTCCATCCCCAAGTAAATTTACCCCAACCTGTTACTCATAAAAGTTGTCTAATTTGTCATCCAGGTGCAAGACAATTAGATTATCGTAGTCTTAATCCAGAATGGCAATAA
- a CDS encoding multi-sensor hybrid histidine kinase, whose amino-acid sequence MLQNYINILAMTRFIPHGHCYLWKSNLVGLHITSDLLIAIAYYSIPIALLYFVFKRSDLPYPRIFVLFAAFIICCGTTHVMGIWTLWHPNYWVSGLIKAITAIVSIDTACEIIPLIPQALALPSPAQLEVVNQQLEQEIIKHQQTEKALQESEERYRRIVEDQTELISRFKSNGTLTFVNDAYCRYFGQKKEDVIAKSYQPVVFPEDQPKIDELLNSLTYDNPVGKVENRVIVNGEIRWTQWINRMIFDEQGNFLEFQSVGRDITEQQAVLHERKKIAEALQRRESILRSFYHNASMMMGIVKLVDEQIVPISYNNTAANFFELLPETGNEQSTSQIVIFSQVMGEWIKSYQKNELTGNSYCFEYVHQTDTNFIYLSVTISLIQELSLEDLWFSYIAEDITERKQTRAIQQKEILIKELHHRVKNNLQIICSLLNLQSRLVQEPTIIDKFKEIQNRILTISLVHEQLYQSENISQINLAEYIPALANNLFRCYILESQKVNLIIDIKQNFLLDLDTVIPCGLIINELISNALKYAFDTGDKGEILIKVTADGAGNLILSIQDNGKGLPNDLKIEKSKTLGLKLVKNLINQLRGQMEINTDIGTRFTMILTRIKNNSAAWEQVM is encoded by the coding sequence ATGCTACAAAATTACATAAATATTTTAGCAATGACAAGGTTTATTCCTCATGGACATTGTTATCTGTGGAAATCTAATCTTGTTGGGCTTCATATAACCTCTGATTTATTAATTGCGATCGCATATTATTCGATTCCCATCGCTCTTTTATATTTTGTTTTTAAAAGATCTGATTTACCTTATCCTCGGATATTTGTTCTATTCGCAGCTTTTATTATCTGCTGTGGCACTACCCATGTAATGGGAATTTGGACGCTTTGGCATCCCAATTATTGGGTATCGGGTTTGATTAAAGCCATAACTGCTATAGTTTCTATTGATACTGCTTGCGAAATTATACCTTTAATTCCTCAAGCTCTTGCTCTTCCTAGTCCTGCTCAATTAGAAGTTGTCAATCAACAGCTAGAACAAGAAATAATTAAACATCAACAGACAGAGAAAGCATTGCAAGAAAGTGAAGAACGCTATCGAAGGATTGTTGAAGATCAAACAGAATTAATATCTAGATTTAAATCCAATGGAACTTTAACCTTTGTTAATGATGCTTATTGTCGTTATTTTGGACAAAAAAAAGAAGATGTGATTGCTAAAAGTTATCAACCAGTTGTTTTTCCTGAAGATCAGCCCAAAATCGACGAACTTCTTAATTCCTTAACCTACGATAATCCTGTTGGAAAAGTTGAAAATCGGGTGATAGTTAATGGAGAAATACGTTGGACACAGTGGATCAATCGAATGATTTTTGACGAGCAAGGTAATTTTCTTGAGTTTCAATCTGTCGGACGAGATATTACCGAGCAGCAAGCTGTACTTCATGAACGAAAAAAAATCGCAGAAGCTTTACAAAGACGAGAATCAATTCTGCGTAGTTTTTATCATAATGCTTCGATGATGATGGGAATTGTCAAACTGGTTGATGAGCAAATTGTTCCCATTTCTTATAATAATACCGCAGCCAATTTTTTTGAATTGCTTCCAGAAACAGGCAATGAGCAATCAACCAGCCAAATAGTCATTTTTTCCCAAGTTATGGGAGAGTGGATTAAATCCTATCAAAAAAATGAATTAACAGGTAATTCTTATTGTTTTGAATACGTTCACCAAACTGATACAAATTTCATTTATTTATCAGTAACTATTTCTTTGATTCAGGAATTATCCCTTGAGGATTTATGGTTTTCTTATATAGCTGAAGATATTACTGAACGAAAACAAACAAGAGCGATTCAACAAAAAGAAATTTTGATTAAAGAACTTCATCATCGAGTTAAAAATAATTTACAAATAATTTGTAGTTTACTTAATCTTCAATCTAGATTAGTACAAGAACCAACCATTATTGATAAATTTAAAGAAATTCAAAATCGAATTCTGACTATTTCTTTAGTTCATGAGCAACTTTATCAGTCTGAAAACATTTCTCAAATAAATTTAGCAGAATATATTCCCGCGCTTGCTAATAATTTATTTCGTTGTTATATACTAGAAAGTCAAAAAGTCAATTTAATTATTGATATCAAACAAAATTTTCTTTTAGATTTGGATACAGTAATTCCTTGTGGACTAATTATTAATGAATTAATTTCTAATGCTCTTAAATATGCGTTTGATACTGGAGACAAAGGAGAAATTTTAATTAAAGTTACAGCAGATGGAGCAGGAAACTTAATCTTAAGTATTCAGGATAATGGTAAAGGATTGCCTAATGATTTAAAAATAGAAAAAAGCAAAACTTTAGGATTAAAATTGGTGAAAAATTTAATTAACCAACTCCGAGGTCAAATGGAAATAAATACTGATATAGGAACTAGATTTACAATGATTTTAACTAGAATAAAAAATAATAGCGCAGCTTGGGAACAAGTAATGTAA
- a CDS encoding RNA binding S1 domain protein encodes MSDSISTKQSFSMDDFAKALEQFDYEFSKGKVIKGTVVQYESEGAYVDIGGKSPAFVPAREAALGTIENLAEVLPLNQELEFLIIREQNDEGQVTLSRRQLQLQAAWDNVAEIAESGKSVQIRITGVNKGGVTGEIEGLRGFIPRSHLEQRDNLDSLVGQLLTATFLEVNPDDKKLVLSQRGAIQAKAMAKVEQGTLMEGKIVSIKPYGVFVDLDGATGLLHIKEVSNTHIDSLNTVFKIGQIIKVVIAEVDEYKNRLSLSIKVLEEYPGEIVEHLDQVMATAEERWQKAKEQSQE; translated from the coding sequence ATGAGCGATTCAATCTCCACTAAACAATCCTTTTCAATGGATGATTTTGCTAAAGCTTTAGAACAATTCGATTATGAATTTAGCAAAGGAAAAGTCATTAAAGGAACAGTCGTTCAATATGAGTCGGAAGGGGCTTATGTAGATATCGGCGGGAAATCTCCAGCTTTTGTTCCTGCCAGAGAAGCTGCCTTGGGGACAATTGAAAATTTAGCCGAAGTGTTACCTCTCAATCAAGAATTAGAATTTTTGATTATTAGAGAACAAAATGACGAAGGGCAAGTTACTCTATCTCGCCGTCAACTGCAACTTCAAGCTGCTTGGGATAATGTAGCGGAAATTGCTGAAAGCGGTAAATCAGTCCAAATTAGGATTACTGGAGTTAATAAAGGAGGAGTAACAGGAGAAATTGAAGGATTAAGAGGATTTATTCCGCGATCGCACCTAGAACAAAGAGATAATCTTGATAGTTTAGTCGGGCAACTGCTTACCGCTACTTTTTTAGAAGTAAATCCCGATGATAAAAAACTAGTACTTTCTCAACGTGGTGCAATTCAAGCCAAAGCCATGGCTAAAGTTGAACAAGGAACTTTGATGGAAGGCAAAATCGTCAGCATCAAACCCTATGGTGTTTTTGTCGATCTTGATGGTGCAACTGGTTTACTTCATATCAAAGAAGTAAGTAACACTCATATCGATTCTTTAAATACAGTCTTCAAAATCGGTCAAATCATCAAAGTTGTCATCGCTGAAGTAGACGAATACAAAAACCGTTTATCTCTCTCAATTAAAGTTTTAGAAGAGTATCCAGGCGAAATCGTCGAACATTTAGACCAAGTTATGGCAACTGCTGAGGAACGCTGGCAGAAAGCTAAAGAACAATCTCAGGAATAG
- a CDS encoding NADH dehydrogenase I subunit M, whose translation MGWVITQPSWFNFLSFKITMLVKSTTRHVRIYTAEVKNNELVPSDKVLTLDIDPDNEFNWEDDALQKVYRKFDDLVEANSGQELSEYNLRLIGSDLEHFIRSLLQKGEITYNLGSRVRNYSMGLPKLDSPETEGKYR comes from the coding sequence ATGGGTTGGGTAATTACCCAGCCTAGTTGGTTTAATTTTCTTTCTTTTAAAATAACTATGCTCGTTAAATCTACTACCCGCCACGTTCGGATTTACACTGCCGAAGTAAAAAATAACGAATTAGTTCCTAGTGATAAAGTTCTTACTCTCGATATCGATCCTGATAATGAATTTAACTGGGAGGATGATGCTTTACAGAAGGTTTATCGCAAGTTTGATGATTTAGTTGAAGCAAATAGCGGTCAAGAGTTGAGTGAATATAATCTGCGCCTGATTGGTTCTGATTTAGAGCATTTTATTCGTTCTTTGTTGCAAAAAGGCGAGATTACCTATAATTTGGGCAGTCGCGTACGTAATTATAGTATGGGCTTACCCAAATTAGATAGTCCTGAGACAGAAGGGAAATACCGTTAA
- a CDS encoding Carboxymethylenebutenolidase: MTALKIATAKVQIVNGDLKIDAYLATPTETATKYPGIVVIQEIFGVNSHIRDITERLAQSGYVAIAPAIYQRQAPGFETGYSDEDMQLGRKYKEQTKAKELISDIQATINYLYTLPEVKPEGVGTIGFCFGGHVAYLVATLEDIKATASFYGAGITNSCPGGGEPTITRTKDIKGTIYTFFGTEDPLIPNEQVDKIEAELNKNQIPHQVFRYEGATHGFLCDQRSSYNPEAAQSAWQKVLDLFSQILK; the protein is encoded by the coding sequence ATGACAGCATTAAAAATTGCTACCGCCAAAGTACAAATTGTCAATGGCGACTTGAAAATTGATGCTTATTTAGCTACTCCCACAGAAACAGCAACAAAGTATCCAGGGATTGTGGTGATTCAAGAAATTTTTGGCGTTAACTCCCATATTCGAGACATTACTGAAAGATTAGCCCAATCAGGTTATGTTGCGATCGCACCTGCTATTTATCAGCGTCAAGCACCTGGTTTTGAAACAGGTTATAGCGATGAAGATATGCAGCTAGGTAGAAAATATAAAGAACAAACCAAAGCGAAAGAATTAATCAGTGATATTCAAGCAACTATTAATTATCTTTATACTTTGCCCGAAGTTAAACCAGAAGGAGTAGGAACTATTGGTTTTTGTTTTGGCGGACACGTAGCTTATTTAGTTGCTACCCTAGAAGATATTAAAGCAACAGCATCTTTTTATGGCGCAGGAATTACAAACTCTTGCCCTGGCGGTGGCGAACCAACTATTACTCGAACCAAAGATATTAAAGGAACAATCTATACTTTCTTTGGCACTGAAGATCCGTTAATTCCTAACGAACAAGTAGATAAAATAGAAGCGGAATTGAACAAAAACCAAATTCCTCATCAAGTTTTTCGTTACGAAGGCGCAACTCACGGTTTTTTATGCGATCAGCGTAGTAGTTATAATCCTGAAGCTGCCCAATCTGCGTGGCAGAAAGTGCTAGACTTGTTTAGCCAAATTCTCAAATAA